In Aminivibrio sp., the sequence ACGGCAGGGTCCAGGTCCCTGGCCCGCACCCCGGCTGCCCCCATCTTGACGGCCGCTATGGCGAGGATGCCGGACCCGGTGCCGATGTCGGCCCCCTCGGCTCCCTCCAGGGGGAGTTTTTCCATCAGGGTCAGGACAATCTGGGTGCTCTCGTGGTACCCAGTGCCGAAAGCGGAGCCGGGGTAAATGTACAGGGGCATCCTGCCCTCCGGCTCGGTGCCCTTGTGCCACGGGGCGAGGACCACCAGCTTCTCCCCCACCGGGAGTGGCGGGAAGGCGTCCTTCCAGTCGGTGTTCCACTGCTTGTTCTCTATTTTCCCCATGTCGGCGATTTTTATCTCCGGCCAGGGGCTGAGGGCTTCTTCCAGGCGCTGTACCCAGAACCCCAGATCCTGGGAGGTACGGTAATAGGCCCTGATGAGAACGGAATTGCCTGCCACGCTCTCCTCGGACCCGATGCTTCCCGACATTTCAGCGAGGGAAGCGAGCACTTCCTCACTCCCGGGGCCTCCTTCCAGGGTGACATACCACCAGTAGCTGTCTGTCGTATTCGTCATGGAAAATCTCCTCCGGGAATATGAAGTAAGGGAGGCTTAAGCCTCCCTTAAACAGAAAAAGTGTACCAGATGAGAAGCGATTTTGACAGGGAGGAGGGATGGATATTCCCCGGGACCGTTTTCTCAGGAGTCGAAAAGTTTCCGGAAGAACTTGCCGAATACACCGGAGTCCTCCACTTCAACCTGCATCTCCCTGGCCAGCTCCTCGATGAGGGCCCGCTGCCGGTCGGTCAGCTTCTTGGGCACGTCCACCACTACATGGACATGAAGGTCTCCCGTTCCCCTGGCCCCACGGAGCCGGGGCATTCCTTTTCCCCTGAGGGTAAACACCTTTCCCGGCTGGGTTCCGGCAGGAACGGAAAGATTCTCCGGTTCACCCGAGAGCACCGGGACCGGCACGGTACAGCCCAGAGCCGCTTGGGGGAAGGTGAGGACCAGCCTGGTGTGCAGATCCGCGCCGTCCCTCCTGAAATCGGGGTGTTCCGCCACCGTTACCACCAGGAAGAGGTCGCCGGAGGACCCGCCGTTGGTCCCGGGCTCCCCTTCTCCGGCAACACGCAGCCGTGTTCCCGTATCCACCCCGGCGGGGATTTTTACCTCCACCCTGCGGGTCTTCCTGGTTCGCCCGGTACCG encodes:
- a CDS encoding 50S ribosomal protein L11 methyltransferase, translating into MTNTTDSYWWYVTLEGGPGSEEVLASLAEMSGSIGSEESVAGNSVLIRAYYRTSQDLGFWVQRLEEALSPWPEIKIADMGKIENKQWNTDWKDAFPPLPVGEKLVVLAPWHKGTEPEGRMPLYIYPGSAFGTGYHESTQIVLTLMEKLPLEGAEGADIGTGSGILAIAAVKMGAAGVRARDLDPAVLSEVRHNLELNGIEPGRVELEEGNLLDGMEGPVNLLTANIIIEPLLDMLPSVPGMLAEGGRAIFSGLLAKERERFSAALEEQGLRIVDELVINDWWGVVAERNDERPGR